In Treponema sp. OMZ 798, the following proteins share a genomic window:
- a CDS encoding ATP-binding protein, which translates to MNTRKMPIGVQSFEVIRKEDFVYIDKTELIWKLVNESRVHFLSRPRRFGKSLLLSTLKAYFLGQKELFKGLAIEKLEEEEKEKREVWQEYPVLYLDFNIGIYDTKEGLLNRLSSFLQEYEKIYGSSGLDFPDRFQNLIRTAYEKTGRQAVILIDEYDKPLLQTMWKDESLNEIYRTILKGFYGVIKSADQYIRFAFLTGVTKFSKVSIFSDLNNLRDLSLLHDYSSICGISQEELEAGFRPEIKALAEKNGLSYDEALRKLKQRYDGYKFSEDGKNMYNPFSLLNVFADGKMRDYWFATGTPTFLVDYLKKAYYNIPDLDGNVKMNEAGLETYRAETLNPLPILFQSGYLTIKDYNDFSRLYRLGFPNDEVRYGFLDNLLPAYTPIRTDKTGLSIWEFYEQIEAGDVDGFMQKMKGIISGIPYDNLTEKDLTLREQNYQTAVYLVFALMNQFVQTEVHCATGRADCIVEFKDKVYIFEFKLTSNGTAEEALQQINEKNYSGKYSGSGKKIIAIGSSFDEEKRTIKDWVIDK; encoded by the coding sequence GATAAGACTGAACTCATTTGGAAATTGGTAAATGAGAGCCGTGTTCACTTTTTAAGCCGTCCCCGCCGTTTCGGGAAAAGTCTTTTGCTTTCAACCTTAAAAGCCTACTTCCTCGGTCAAAAAGAGCTGTTTAAAGGATTGGCTATCGAAAAACTTGAGGAGGAAGAAAAAGAGAAAAGGGAAGTCTGGCAGGAGTATCCCGTACTTTACTTGGATTTTAATATAGGTATCTACGATACAAAGGAAGGGCTTTTAAACAGACTCAGCTCTTTTTTGCAAGAGTATGAAAAAATATACGGAAGTTCAGGCCTTGACTTCCCTGACCGTTTTCAAAACTTGATAAGGACTGCCTACGAAAAAACAGGCAGGCAGGCAGTCATTCTCATCGATGAATATGATAAGCCCCTCCTTCAAACCATGTGGAAGGATGAGTCCTTAAACGAAATCTACCGCACAATACTTAAAGGCTTTTACGGCGTTATCAAAAGTGCGGATCAATATATCCGCTTTGCTTTTTTGACAGGCGTTACAAAGTTCAGCAAGGTAAGCATCTTTAGCGATTTAAACAATCTGCGTGATTTGAGCCTTTTGCACGATTATTCTTCAATCTGTGGAATTTCGCAAGAGGAGCTTGAAGCCGGTTTCCGTCCTGAGATTAAAGCCCTTGCCGAAAAAAACGGCTTGAGCTATGATGAAGCTCTTAGAAAATTAAAACAAAGATATGACGGCTATAAATTTTCCGAAGACGGAAAAAATATGTACAATCCTTTTAGCTTGTTAAATGTTTTTGCCGACGGAAAAATGCGGGACTATTGGTTTGCAACAGGAACTCCGACCTTCTTGGTCGACTACTTAAAAAAAGCTTATTACAATATTCCCGACCTTGACGGAAACGTAAAAATGAACGAAGCCGGTTTAGAGACCTATAGGGCAGAGACCTTAAATCCCTTACCGATTCTTTTTCAATCGGGATATTTGACCATTAAGGACTATAACGATTTTTCCCGCCTTTACCGTTTAGGCTTTCCGAATGACGAGGTGCGTTACGGTTTTTTAGATAATTTGCTTCCGGCTTACACCCCGATACGAACCGACAAAACAGGGCTTTCTATTTGGGAATTTTACGAACAAATCGAGGCCGGGGATGTAGACGGTTTTATGCAAAAGATGAAGGGAATAATTTCAGGCATTCCCTACGATAACTTAACCGAAAAGGATTTAACTCTGCGTGAGCAAAACTATCAGACAGCGGTTTATCTTGTATTTGCTCTAATGAATCAGTTTGTGCAAACAGAAGTTCATTGTGCAACAGGGAGGGCTGACTGCATTGTAGAGTTCAAAGATAAGGTTTATATCTTCGAGTTTAAACTTACTTCAAACGGAACGGCGGAAGAAGCTTTGCAGCAAATCAACGAGAAAAACTATTCCGGTAAATACTCGGGAAGCGGTAAAAAAATAATAGCAATCGGCTCAAGTTTTGATGAAGAAAAAAGGACAATCAAAGACTGGGTAATTGACAAGTGA
- the lepA gene encoding translation elongation factor 4: MLNPENIRNFCIVAHIDHGKSTLSDRLIEKTKIIDERYHRNQMTDDMDIERERGITIKSHAVRIPYTAKDGKNYVLNFVDTPGHVDFSYEVSRAIASCEGAILIVDATQGVESQTLSNMYLALEHDLEILPVINKIDLPAADVDAAKHQIDHDLGLDSDTAVAVSAKTGENIDSLFESIVTTFPPPKGSKDNPLQALIFDCHYDPYRGVVVHVRVFEGMIKPGMTIRFMNTGGEYKVEETGTFVLDLVKQDSLQAGEVGYIIAGIKTVSDVGVGDTITDAAAPCKAPLSGFKEVKPVVFSSVYPTDTNDYEELRESFEKLKLNDASLTWEKDSSLALGHGFRCGFLGLLHLEIVQERLEREFDQAVIFTAPSVRYKLTMRTGEEIICDNPADYPDEGLIASAEEPYIKATVITPATYLGNVMSLCMEKRGVQTNMTYLDEKRVEMSYEMPLAEVLFEFYDRLKSISRGYASFDYEVIGTRPTDLAKIDILINGKPVDALAQLAYKPSAYDKARLVCEKLKDEIPRQQFKIPIQGAIGSQIIARETISALRKDVLAKCYGGDITRKRKLLEKQKEGKKRMKMIGDVELPQSAFLAVLKTKED, encoded by the coding sequence ATGTTAAATCCTGAAAATATACGCAATTTTTGTATTGTAGCTCACATAGACCACGGTAAGTCGACTCTGTCCGATAGGCTCATTGAAAAGACTAAGATAATAGATGAGCGCTATCACCGCAATCAGATGACCGACGATATGGACATAGAAAGAGAGCGGGGTATTACCATAAAAAGCCACGCAGTCCGCATTCCGTATACGGCTAAGGACGGTAAAAACTATGTTTTAAACTTTGTAGATACTCCCGGTCACGTGGACTTTTCCTATGAGGTTTCGCGTGCAATTGCCTCTTGCGAGGGGGCTATCTTAATAGTGGATGCCACTCAGGGAGTTGAGTCCCAAACCCTTTCAAATATGTATCTTGCCCTTGAACATGACTTGGAAATTCTCCCCGTCATAAACAAGATAGATCTGCCTGCCGCCGATGTGGACGCCGCAAAGCATCAGATAGACCATGACCTTGGGCTTGATTCCGATACGGCCGTGGCCGTTTCTGCAAAGACGGGCGAAAATATCGATTCCCTCTTTGAATCTATAGTAACAACCTTTCCGCCTCCCAAGGGTTCAAAGGATAATCCCTTGCAGGCCCTTATCTTCGACTGCCACTATGACCCCTACAGAGGAGTTGTAGTCCATGTGCGTGTTTTTGAAGGAATGATAAAACCCGGAATGACCATACGCTTTATGAATACGGGAGGCGAGTACAAGGTAGAAGAAACGGGAACCTTTGTCCTCGACCTTGTAAAGCAGGATTCCTTGCAGGCAGGCGAGGTAGGCTATATAATTGCAGGCATTAAAACGGTTTCGGATGTAGGAGTAGGAGACACCATCACCGATGCAGCAGCTCCCTGTAAGGCCCCATTATCCGGCTTTAAAGAGGTAAAGCCCGTAGTTTTTTCTTCAGTCTATCCCACGGACACAAACGACTACGAGGAGCTCCGCGAATCCTTTGAAAAATTAAAACTGAACGATGCAAGCTTAACATGGGAAAAGGATTCATCCCTTGCCCTCGGGCACGGCTTTAGGTGCGGCTTTTTGGGCCTTCTCCATCTTGAAATTGTACAAGAAAGACTTGAAAGAGAATTCGATCAGGCAGTTATCTTTACGGCCCCGTCGGTACGGTATAAACTGACGATGCGCACGGGAGAAGAAATTATTTGCGACAACCCGGCCGATTATCCCGATGAGGGGCTTATCGCTTCGGCTGAAGAGCCCTATATAAAAGCTACGGTTATAACTCCTGCAACTTATCTTGGAAACGTTATGTCCCTCTGTATGGAAAAGCGGGGAGTGCAGACCAATATGACCTATTTGGACGAGAAAAGGGTAGAGATGTCCTATGAGATGCCCTTGGCCGAGGTTTTGTTTGAGTTCTATGACAGGCTTAAAAGCATAAGCCGCGGCTATGCCTCCTTTGATTACGAGGTTATAGGAACTAGGCCGACAGATTTGGCTAAGATAGATATTTTGATCAACGGAAAACCTGTTGACGCTCTAGCCCAGCTTGCCTATAAGCCTAGTGCCTACGACAAGGCTCGTCTTGTCTGTGAAAAGCTTAAAGACGAAATACCGCGCCAGCAGTTTAAGATCCCGATTCAGGGCGCTATCGGCAGCCAGATAATAGCGAGGGAAACAATTTCAGCCCTGCGAAAAGACGTTTTAGCCAAATGCTACGGAGGCGATATTACCCGAAAGCGAAAACTCCTCGAAAAGCAAAAGGAAGGAAAAAAGCGCATGAAGATGATAGGCGACGTCGAACTTCCGCAGTCCGCCTTCCTGGCTGTATTGAAGACAAAGGAAGATTAA